One Salvia miltiorrhiza cultivar Shanhuang (shh) chromosome 6, IMPLAD_Smil_shh, whole genome shotgun sequence genomic window, taaatctcattggtcttaactaataaatttcattgaacttaatcaattaaaatagtaggagttcaattaataaaaataataaattcattattaataattaatagaagcccaatcaaaataaataataagagcccatttataaaaataatagagtccaaacaatatatatattagcccaatggaaataaaataagcaaagcccaattgaattaatctccggcccaataaaatatactaggcccaaaaggaatttaattcgagcccaaatgaacaaattcaaagcccaatgcattaataatattaggcccaacatcaattaaattctaaagcccaacaaatgaggcccaagataataaaatcatgaagcccaataagtgagcccatcatcacccttaaagtaattagtaaattttaatattaatcttatctcgtcaaaaccttagactcaaaacattatcacataactatcatttaggttcgaaactatttattcgaacatcaacatgcgcattaatcataactcgttctatttatgtcatcaagtcaaatattccgtcatttaaaaacaaaacctataatattacatagataaattatatcatcatagatcatgctttctcatacataaaacaatttaatccttttcaaataatccatattaataagtcgtttgaaaagaattaatttaaatgagagtttaactcaaaatattttattttataatccctttataaatacttgaaataaagaactccatttaaataattaatttaaaggtcaatatataattaaattaatcaagctcaatttaaatttataattaagagctcaaataatttaaatagatataagcccaaattaattagataaattaagtctatcatgtttttctttgaataagccccaaacaattaaattaaaataggcccaaataagaaagcccaaaattttcggcccaaacccggctcaaacccggcccaaacccggctgaaacccggcccaaacccggctcccttttctaacctaaatatacacacacaaacacctcccaacacacacacaagcttatctctctctaactctatctctcggctctctctctccctactctctctgctctctctctttactctctctgctctctctcttcgatctgccgccgccgctgccgttcaacggcgccgtcgccgccggcgagcggcgcggcctctcctcctctctccctgaactcttccccccctcttctcctctatctctctctctcaatctcggccgctggaaaggcacagcagcgcaaccacgccgccgctccgtcgcctccgcctctcctccatggcagatccgccgccgctgcaactggatctcggcgagcaccgtcgactggaagccgctggagctgctgctgcttcgccgggagtcgagctgtcgccgcctggagctgctgctgctcgcccggagtcgccgctggctggcctgcgatcgacggccagcagctcgctggaggagcgccgccgtcagccgctgccgttggcagcaagaatccggcagccgcctctcctggagtcgccgtcgccgtgagtcgctgtgaggagccgagcaccgtctcacaaaggtaagccccggatctccctattctcatttcattttaaattaaaaactgaaactcctctttccctttcttggcagatcggagacaaccgcggctccgtcgccgtccgtcaaccgccggcgacgacgagccaccgaggctgccctccccctgacctcgactcacacacgcaatcagccaacacaaagggtttttgtgcgagaatcatatactgtaattgctcaaataaaagttttaactctttccttgtaacttcagttcacaagtacatatttagtaactgtaaatctatgaatttgctactcattttcttcatttatcaaagcatatgtaaatctgagttaatgagcatgtgttggtattctggagttgatgtatacaattgaaggataatatataaattagaaatataaaccttgaatgatgaaagatgtgGTGTCGTTTCTTGGCTGCGAGAGAGATGGTAGATGAATGTGAGAGGTGGGACTTGGCTGaaaatggtgtaggttataaaagaaaaaaaatgggttggcttggatggaaattcttcaacttacaggtatgaacactttcagcctgcatgtaagactgaagaatttccttcagcatgcgctcaaaattcttcagcatgctttaggattcagcatgcttaagattattctaattaaaatatctaagagattaatatattaattatatggttccaaactcatttaaatacattaagacatataagcctaattcttattgaagcataaaatccatttgagcttgcttctaacataaattaaattactcatgggcttaagtaaacaatcgataaaagattcatatttaacacttcagtgttaaattctccacaataaattaatggactcaaaatatattttgagtgcatcatctattgaaaataaaaaaaaataaatcatcacatatataaattatcaaattcatataagttcgtattttattaatggatgctgaactctaattaccataataaatccttaaatcagtaattaaaagtatataatccttaataaaaagtcgggtcattacaaaaCAGAGATCAGAGGTGGTTAACTTATTTGAAATTCAAAGGCATTTGAGGCATGCGGCTTCAATAATCCCAATAAATAAAGTAGGAATCATAACATTTGGACAATGTCCTTAAAGAAAGGGAAAAGGTCCACAACATATACAAAAACAATTCAAGGTTTAGTGAAAATAAAGCACATTGGCTATAAGTTATGGCCTAGTATTGAGAATGATGGGCACATTGGAAAACACAACGACTGACAATTGAATGTTTAACACTAAATTTTACAGTAAACATTGTACTAGTTGAATTATTCAAGCTGGAAGGAATATACTCACAGAGGGAAGAGATTTTCAATACCAACACCTCCTACAAGCCTTCTAATTCTGAAAGTAGTATTTAAACCAGCATTGTACATAGCTATAACAATGCCTTTTATAATTGAAACACGCCTCTTATTCTCTGGTACTACCTGTCATAACAAGAGCATGGTGGTTCAAATAAGTAAGAATCTTGGAAATTAAGATATAATAAAGTTGGTAATATATAGCAACAGAAAACAAATCAACCAATGAATCATGACTTTTCCAGGAAAGAATCAGTACCACTTTCAGCTGGATGATGTAACCAGGCTTGATCTCTGGTATCTCTCTGCTTGATTTAACTTCCTCAACTACTTCTTTATCAATTATCTGCAGTCAGCTTGAAGCAAGCAAAACACTCAGAATTCAATGAGAATACCCAACTATGTAATGAAGAAAGTAGATGAAATGAGAAGGGAAAAAATGTGCCTGCATTATATGTCTTGCAGTTTTATCGAGCCTCTTAAACTTAATGCGTGGAGGCAGTTCAAAAGCAGCAGAAACATTCTCAGGAGTAGATCCCGAAGTTGAAAAATTCCTAGTTGGAAACTTGAATGCTGAAGAAGCTGACTGACTTCCAGAGCTTAGGACTCTGTAAGATGGCAACATTGAAGCTATACTACAACTTTCAGAGGATGCTGGTTTGACAACTTTAGCGCCAAATTGTTTATTCTTAACCAAAATAATAGTGCCTTAGCAAGGACTAAAAAGGATGAAACCCATCAACAATGAGACGAGAAGAAAATGAAACTAGTATACAGTGCTAAGAAGAGAAAATCATAAATCTCTCTCGGGAAACAATCAGACAAGCTAAAATACATGCACAAAACCAATCTACACTAAGCAGAATTAGATAGACAGATCATACTATTTCAGCAGAGCTTGAAAGCTAAGTTCAAGAAGTCCCACAAGGATATTACAAACAAACACACGACCTTATAAAGCTCCAATGAACCACGCAAGATGTTTAGAACTCCCGTACAAACATTATACATACCATCAGAATAATTTTTTAGGCATACATTTCATATCAACCATCAAACAGTTCACAACTCCGAAAATGTACCTAACACCAAGAACTCCCAAGACCCTAACATTTGTTAAGGCAACCATATATAAAGTTATGTAAAATTATTTAAAGAGGTCCATTCTGAAATAAAGTAATAAACCACGTCAATATCCAACCAAACTAAAGCTCATATATTTCATAGGTTCATCAACCGAAGGTTTCAGCAAAAGATCGGCATTTCCAATCCAATCAATCAGCAAGCATCGAAaaaagataaacaaaattaCTATACCAAAAGAAATGATGACCGCTCAGAATTGAAACCCAAACACCGATTCATCGAGCATCCCGAATATCTCGATTCAACAGACGCGACTTTGCTCAGCTCAATATTTTTCAGCGAGTTGATGGTTTGTTTCGCGACCAGCCgaaatttaccatacaacgattgcATTTCGAATGCTCCAATCAAAAACCTGGAGTTAACAAGGAAAATGGGAGAATTAGGGTCTATTTTGCACTTAGACTACCCACAGTCGTGACACTCATCCAACCCAACCTTACtccactttttaataaaatattcatttctctctcatccaccTACACAACCCACAACCTATTTTTACTCTCAATGGTGACACCAACCCAAcctacatattttttcttttcattttatttttaaattatctaaaatctaaaataaaatataaattaaaattaaatatttatttattatatttaataaaataaaataaatatttaaaaaaaatgtaatcatataataattaaacattgtcatatattataattgatatttaactcaatcacaaatgaagattacaagaattaaacacataattgaaattaaatactatatCAAATACAATACATGAAACTTAAATTGAGAAGAAATAGTGAGATTTGGTTTGTGTGTGAAAATATAATTAGGTTCTATTTATAGAGctgaaaataatataaattttaatataattttaatatacttttaataaaaaaaattattgtaaaaatttatttaaataaaatttaacccACCAATCAAATGTTTACACATGGCACTTCAAGATAAAAATGAGAAAGGCATGACTTGGGGCGGCTGACACACCCGGTCACCAAAATTGCATGactttctatttattttaataaattcaaGTTTTTGTCTTATACGGGTGACTCTCCATGAGAGTCACCGTTGGGAATGGTCTTAGAGCATCATTCACATTGGTGTTACGTGATAGCTTACTTAatgaggggggaccacattgtgTAAAAGAGGctgttacatgatagcctacatgatttttttagttttgatttttatgcttttcacttaaatttaatcgctcaaatttaaataacacattttactaataattaaaattccattaaaataaaaaacctaaaaattacataaaaaatttaaaacataattaaaattacataaattaaaatcctagtctagataAGTCCACGTCGCTTGAGCATTTCTTGGACCATGTGCTCGTGGGCCATCCTTTGTGCATCGCTCATATGCGTCGTATCCAGACTAAGGAGTTGCATATCAAGCTCCCTCTCCTTGAGCTCGTTTTTTTTGGCATACTCGGGggtgatttttttcaagttctggTCGGACCGCTCCAATGCCTCTTTGTACTCCGATGATTGCTCGGAGCTTGtcgccttccccttccccttcgcttTCACCGCCCTCGCCGCCGCCTTGTTCCCAATCGGCCGGGCagacgagatctcctcgcccgactccgaggtggtgaaggcgccctcctctgtagtctttgtcctcttggaagAATGCACGTCTCCCTTGAGGTACAACGACTTGAACTTGTGGTTGTGCCGGAGAATTTTCCACGCATTCCAGTAGTTGAAGGAGGCCTTATTTGCGGTCCGACTTTTGAAGAGGATTTGGAccttgtcccggagcatatcgtcaaaatggccggaaggccaccggatacgcgtctccacccaaatactcTCCCAGAGCCGCACATCTTGGGCCACTCGCGTCCAGTGCCCTTGAATCTGGCGGTGCTTGAGGTTGGCGTTGATGAGGGGGTTGACAAGGGCGACAATCCTCTTCCAGTATTCGTGCCCCTTCTGATttgtcccacggatggcgtcgtttgtctcctccgtccaaatttggacgatgaggtCCATCTCCTCCGgggtgtaggtatgacggaGAGTCTTTCCTCCGTCATCCTCCTCCGCCGCCAGCGCCTGCCTGTCATGCCGGATCTTGTGGGCAATTTCCTTCCTTTGGCTGCCTTTCTTTGGTTTGGCGGCACTTTGGGCTGCCGAAGGCATCTCCTCGCCGGATGGAGGAGcatcccccaagttacatcCCGACAAATCGGGATGATAGTCGTCAgatagatcggggcaccaatttaggtcatagtaatttgggttgtgtggatccatggagggtgtagagagaggaagaaaggaagaagtgATGAATATGAAGAAGGTGAAGGAAGAAAGTGAGGAAAAaggagagaagaaaaaaaaaggtaaaaaaatGGTCCAAAAAATACGGAAATCGAGACAGTCaaatttaaaattcgaatttttgatttttttaaatggcgcgtgtaaaacacgcacCTATTTTGAACGGTCGATCGGGCTACAcgttagaacgtgtagccctcgtgtaagagAGGGCTGCATCGCCTTACACGATGCGAGCCTTACACGAGTAGATACAAAAAATGGGGGGAAATATCACAAAATTAGGTAACCTGTGAAATGGGGATGAAGTCAAGAGCTGAATGCAAAACCCTAGTTAGGTAGTGAGTGGAGGTTTTTGATTTCAAAACTAGTAAGGGTGAGCAttcggtccggaccgaaccggaACTGACTGAAACCGCCCATCGATtctcggttcggttcggtccaAAACTGATGATTTCCGACAGTTTAGGAAAAACACATGGAATCGAAAAAATATGGCCTTCAACAATATATGAAAACACATGGAATCGAAAGAATATGGCCTTCAAAATTCTGCTCAATTCAAGAATACTCACAAGATGAAAACGCATACTTCTTTAACTAAATTGGCCTTCAACAAATTAGAAGCCACACCAACAAATTCAATAACATTCTTTTTGAGACATCCTGTTTGCTATGATTCAGTAATAACATAAACATAGACAAAACATTATATCCCCATCTCCACTCAATTCAACTCAAACACTGTGATACTAGAAGAATAAAGAAAGATGGCAACGAGGCCTTAGTTTAACTGGATTGACCTTCAACAAATTCGAGAACATTCTTGCTGTAACATACGTCATGTTTCCTATGATTCAAGGTACACAAAACACTATATCCACGTATCCACTCAATTCAACTCAAACACATATTACTCACTTGAAGAGTTGAAACCTGAAGGAGAAGGGTGGTGGGGAGTCGCGGCCAAAGGGGTGGCGGGCCTGGCGGCGTGCTATCGTCAGGGCGGCGAGCGGCGCCGGCGGCGCGAGATGGGAGAAAAGAGGAGTGATGATAAACATAGTCCACATATCGGTCCGGTGCGGTTCTGTTTTGTAGGACCGATTTTATTTCGGTTCAGTTTTAGTTCCGAGGAGGCCAaggtcgacgaaaatcgaatcGGACTGATTACATACTAAAGAGGTGGCTCCTAATTAAGGCTTCAAAGTAAAGAGGTACATAAAAGAACCGAAACACacaagaaagagagagattccaagaatatgcaggcatgagactgcatattcgaggagagttTAAATAATTTGATAGTTGCTattcatatcaacaagatgtaTCTTATTTTCTGGTGACCTCATGGAAGAAACTTCTttaaggttaagcgtgctttgCTTGGAGCAATTCCATGATGAATCTCAAAAAGCGTGTGAGTGAGGATAAAACGCGTT contains:
- the LOC130987881 gene encoding 50S ribosomal protein L19, chloroplastic-like isoform X2; the protein is MLPSYRVLSSGSQSASSAFKFPTRNFSTSGSTPENVSAAFELPPRIKFKRLDKTARHIMQIIDKEVVEEVKSSREIPEIKPGYIIQLKVVVPENKRRVSIIKGIVIAMYNAGLNTTFRIRRLVGGVGIENLFPLYSPNIKEITVLDKKRVRRAKLYYLRDRMNPLRKN
- the LOC130987881 gene encoding 50S ribosomal protein L19-1, chloroplastic-like isoform X1, which translates into the protein MQSLYGKFRLVAKQTINSLKNIELSKVASVESRYSGCSMNRCLGFNSERSSFLLNKQFGAKVVKPASSESCSIASMLPSYRVLSSGSQSASSAFKFPTRNFSTSGSTPENVSAAFELPPRIKFKRLDKTARHIMQIIDKEVVEEVKSSREIPEIKPGYIIQLKVVVPENKRRVSIIKGIVIAMYNAGLNTTFRIRRLVGGVGIENLFPLYSPNIKEITVLDKKRVRRAKLYYLRDRMNPLRKN